CCGCGCCAGTATATCCGCGTGTTCGACGTCGCACCCGACGGCGCGCTGTCGGGCGGCGACGTCTTCCACACGATCTCGCCGGGCTATTGCGACGGGATGCGGGTCGACGAGGACGGCAACGTCTGGTCGAGTGCGGCGGACGGCGTCCACTGCATCAGCCCGGAGGGCAAGCTGATGGGCAAGATCCTGGTGCCGCACCGGGTCTCGAACATCGCCTTCGGGGGTCCGGCCAAGAACCGGCTGTTCATCGGCGGCTCGCACACACTCTACGCGATCTTCCTCGACCGGCGCGGGGTGCAGACCCCGTGAGCGCCGCTCGCCCGCGCGCCCGTCGCCTCGTCCGGTTCGGCCTCAATTCCGCCGATCCGGAGCGGCTCGCGGGCTTCTACCGGACGGCGCTCGGCTTCGTCGACGCCGAGGCATCGGCGGAGCCGGACCTCGCCGCCATCGCCGGGTTCACGGCCGCTCGCGCCGTACCCTTGCGCCTCGGCGATCAGCGCCTCGACCTCACGGCGGTGACGCCGGCGGGCCGGCCCTATCCGGGCGACGTGCCGGGATTCAGTCCGCTGTTCCAGCACTGCGCGATCATCGTCGCCGACATGGCCGCGGCCCATGCCCGCCTGTCGGCGCATCCGGGCTGGCGCCCGATCTCGACCGACGGCCCGGTGCGGCTCCCCGCCTCGTCCGGCGGCGTGACCGCGTTCAAGTTCCGCGACCCCGAGGGCCATCCCCTCGAATTGCTGTCCTTCCCGGCGGATGCCGTACCGGAGGCGTGGCGCGGGCGGGGCGCCGGCGATGTCTGCCTCGGCCTCGACCACTCGGCGATCTCGGTCGCCGATACCGCCCGCAGCGCCGCGTTCTACGAATCGCTCGGGCTCGCCGTGACGTCGCGCTCGCTCAATACGGGACCCGAACAGGCGCGCCTCGACGCCGTCCCCGAGCCGACCGTCGAGGTGACCGGCCTCGGCTTCCCGGACGGACGGCCGCCGCATGTCGAGCTGCTGTGCTACCGCGATGCTCCTCCGCAGCCCGCTTCAAACCTCGCGGTCGGCGACGTCGCGGCGACCCGGCTCGTGATCGCGATGATGGACGAGGAGGCGTTGCGGGCGGCGTGCGCGGCCCATGCCGAGCGGCTCGTCTCGCCCGGACCGGTGCCACGGACCCGGGGTGGCGCCGACGCGCTCCTGCGCGACCCGGACGGACATCTGGTGTGGCTGACGGCGGGGTGATGCAAGGCTCGCGTCGGATATCCAACGCGGCACGACGTCCGGTGCGGATCGTCTCTCACCCGGGGCCATCCCGAGGTGCTGCGCGCAGGTCCGAGCGGGTACCGGTCGGCCCTCACGTCAGCGCGCGACAACGACGACGTCAGGCCGCCAGGCCCGGCCGGGTGCGCGGCGGCGGGACGGGCTGGCCGCCGAGGCGCTGCAGCGCGATCTCGGCGCCGCGGCGCGACTGCTTGAGGGCGACGAGGGCCGACCAGCGCATCGTCACCTCGTGCCGAGCGACGAACCGGCCGGCGGCGTCGTAACGGCGCCAGCCGCAGCGCTCGCGGCCGGCCTCGTCGGTCTCGTCGTAGGTCTCGTAGCGGGCCACCAGGGCGCCGGCGGCGTCGAACTCGTCGTGGTACCAGCACACGCCGTCCATCGGGGCGCCGCGGCTGCGCGAGCCCCGGATCACCAGCCGATGCGCGACGGGCGTGCGGAAGATCGTCTCGAACACGGGCGGCTGGAACAGCATGACCGTCGATCCCTCCCGTCGCCGTATCGTCACCGAAACGCTTCCAGGTGACAGGGTGCGTTGCAGCATAGCCGGCGTCAAGGGCGTGAAGCCGCGGCGGACGGAGCGTTTCCGGCCCGGACGGGTGCTCCTTTGGTCCAAGATGCCCTAGCTTTCACCTCGGGACTGCTGCCCCGTGCCGGCAGCGTTCCCACCGATTGCCGCTCCTCCCGGTCGCCGAGGATGACAATGCCCTGCTGCGGCCCGCCCGTGAGCGTCACCCACCTCCACCGCCGCGCCGAACCCCGATCCGCACGTCCCGCCCGATCCGCACATCCCGAAGCGAACGCGAGCAAGGAGCGCCCGATGCGCCGCCACCGCCACGCCAAGATCGTCGCCACCGTCGGCCCGGCCAGCAACACGCCGGAGCGATTGAAGGCCCTGTTCCTCGCCGGGGTCGACACCTTCCGGCTCAACTTCTCCCACGGCACCCACGACGACCACGCCAAGGTGCACGCGGCGATCCGGGCGCTCGAGCAGGAGACCGGCCGGCCGATCGGCATCCTGCAGGACCTGCAGGGGCCGAAGATCCGCATCGGCACCCTGCGGGGCGGCAAGGCGGAGCTTGCCACCGGGGATCGGATCCGCTTCGTGCGCGAGGGCCGGGAGGGCGGCACCGACGCGATCCCCCTGCCCCATCCCGAGATCTTCGCCGCGGTGGCGCCGGGCCAGGATCTCCTGATCGACGACGGCCGGGTCCGGGTGCGGGTCGTCGGCGTCGACGACGCGGCGATCGACGCCGACGTGGTGGTGGGCGGGCCGATCTCCGACCGCAAGGGCGTCAACGTGCCGGGCTCGGTGCTCGCCCTCTCGCCGCTCACCGAGAAGGACCGGCGCGACCTCGCCTTCGGGCTCGAGCTCGGCGTCGACTGGGTCGCACTGTCCTTCGTCCAGACCCCCTCCGACGTGATGGAGGCGCGCGGGCTGATCGCCGGCCGGGCCGGGCTGATCGCCAAGATCGAGAAGCCCTCGGCGCTCGACCACATCGAGGACATCATCCGGATCGCCGACGGCATCATGGTGGCCCGCGGCGACCTCGGCGTCGAATTGCCGCCCGAGGACGTGCCGGGGCGCCAGAAGGAACTCGTGCGCGCCTGCCGCCGGGCGGTGAAGCCGGTGATCGTGGCGACCCAGATGCTCGAATCGATGGTCGCGGCGCCCTCGCCCACCCGGGCCGAGGCCTCGGACGTCGCGACCGCCGTCTATGACGGCGCCGACGCGGTGATGCTCTCGGCCGAATCGGCGGCGGGCCGGTACCCGATCGAGGCGGTCTCGATCATGGACCGCATCATCCGCCGCACCGAGCAGCACCGGCTCTACCGCTCGCTCGTCCGGGCGAGCGAGCCGGAGGTCGAGGACAGCCCGCCCCACGCGGTCGCCGCCGCCGCCGCGACCCTCGCCGACGCGATCGAGGCGGCGGCGATCGTCGCCTTCACGTCGAGCGGCACCACCGCCGCCCGCATCGCCCGCAAGCGCCCCAACGTGCCAATCCTCGCCGCGACCTCCGACGCCGCGGTGTCGCGCCGCCTCAGCCTGTACTGGGGCGCCCATTCGGTGCTCGGGCCCGAGATCGAATCCTACGAGGCCATGGTCGCCCGCGCCGCCGAGGTCGCCGCCCAGGAGGGGTTCGCGCAGGCGCCGGACCTCGTCGTGGCGGTGGCCGGCATCCCGTTCGGCCAGCCCGGTACCACCAACAACCTGCGGGTGGTCGAGCTGGGGCGCAGGGCGAGCGGGGTGTAGGCACCGCCGGCCCTTGTTAGATCAAAGTGCAGTCGACTTGAGGTTGTGCGCGCGGACCGGGCTTGCTACGCTGCGGCATCGGCAAAAGACTGTTTTCCGGGAGGGCCCGGCCCGTGCGCACCCTCGTCGCCCTGATGACCCTGCTCTGCGTCGGCCAGGTCACCTTCGACCAGGGTGCCCTCGCGGCCGGCGACGGCGACCGGGATGCGGCCCGTGCGGTGATCCTGCGCCAGCAGGACGCCTTCCGGCACGACGACGCGGCGGCGGCCTATGCCGAGGCCGCCCCGGCGATCCGGTCGATCTTTCCCAGCGCCGAGACCTTCCTCGGCATGGTGCGCCAGGGTTACGCCCCGGTCTACCGCAATCGCCGCTTCGAGTTCGGGACCGGCGAGGCGCTGCCGGACGGCAGCCTCGCGCAGGGCGTGACCATCCAGGACCAGGACGGGACCGACTGGGAGGCGCTCTACACCCTGGAGCGCGGGACGGACGGGGCGTGGCGGATCACCGGCTGCCGCCTGCGCAAGGCCCCGGGCACGAGCGCCTGACCGGCCCCGCGCAGGCCCCGGCTGACGCGAGCCCCGGATTCGTGTAGGGCCTCGCGTCAGCCTCAGGACTGATCACCGTGCTCCATGTCTCGACCCGCGGCAGCGCCGCGCCGCTGACCTTCACCGACGCCCTCCTCGCCGGGCTCGCCCGCGACGGCGGCCTCTACATCCCGCAGGCCTGGCCGCAGATCGCGCCCGGGACCATCGCGGGCCTCGCCGGCAAGCCTTACGCCGAGGCCGCCAAGACCGTGCTGTCGCCCCTCGTCGACGGCGAGATCCCACAGGCCGACCTCGACCGCATGATCGACGCGGCCTACGCCTCGTTTCGCCATCCGGCCGTCTGCCCGCTGACCCAGCTCGGCGACAACCTCTTCCTGCTCGAACTGCATCACGGCCCGACGCTGGCCTTCAAGGACGTGGCGATGCAGCTGCTCGGCCGGCTGATGGACCACGCGCTGAAGGCCAAGGGCAGCCGCGCCACCATCGTGGGCGCCACCTCGGGCGATACCGGCAGCGCCGCCGTCGAGGCCTTCCGCGGCCTCGACAACGTCGACGTGTTCATCCTCTACCCGCACGGCCGGGTGTCGGAGGTGCAGCGCCGGCAGATGACCACGGTGGATGCGGGCAACATTCACGCGCTCGCGGTCGAGGGCACCTTCGACGACTGCCAGGCGATCGTGAAGGCCTTGTTCCAGCACCCGCACTTCGCCGAGGACGTGCGGCTGTCGGGCGTGAACTCGATCAACTGGGCCCGCGTCGCGGCCCAGGCCGTGTACTACTTCACCAGCGCGGTGGCGTTGGGGAGCCCGCACCGGCCGGTCTCGTTCTCGGTGCCGACGGGCAATTTCGGTGACATCCTCGCCGGCTGGGCGGCCAAGCGCATGGGGCTGCCGGTCGGGCGGCTGATGGTCGCGACGAACGCCAACGACATCCTGGCCCGGACGCTTGCGAGCGGGTCGTACGAGGTGCGGGGCGTGGCGCCGACCACCTCGCCGTCGATGGACATCCAGGTCTCGTCGAACTTCGAGCGCCTGCTGTTCGAGGCGCTCGACCGCGACGCCGACGCGGTGAACCGGCTGATGGCCGGCTTGAAGCAGTCGGGCGCGTTCACGCTCGACGCCCGCACCCTGGAACGGATCCGCTCCGAGTTCGACGCGGCCGCGGTGCCGGAGGAGGAGGTCGTCTCGGAGATCCGCGACGTCTACGCCGGCACGGGCCAGATCATCGATCCCCACAGCGCGATCGGGGTGCGCGCCGCCCGCAAGCTGCTCGAGCGGGATCCCGCGACGCCGGTCGTGGCGCTGGCGACCGCGCACGCGGCGAAGTTCCCGGACGCGGTCGAGACCGCGACGGGCGTGCGTCCCGCCCTGCCGCCGCATCTGTCGGATCTCCTAGAGCGGCGCGAGCGGTTCACGGTCCTGCCGAACGACGAGGCGGCGGTGGAGCGGGCGATCCGCGAGCGCGCCCGCATCCTGAGGAGCGCCGCGTGAACCAGCATTTCGCGACGCTCGGCGCCTCGCCCGACCTCAAGATCACCCGGCTGCAAAACGGCCTCACCGTCGCCACCGAGGCGATGCCGGGCGTCGCCACCGCGACCCTCGGGGTCTGGGTCGGCGCCGGCTCGCGCAACGAGCGGCCGGAGGAGCACGGGCTCAGCCACCTCATCGAGCACATGGCGTTCAAGGGCACGGCCTCGCGCACGGCCCGCCAGATCGCCGAGGACATCGAGAATGTCGGCGGCGAGATCAACGCCGCCACGAGCGTCGAGCAGACGAGCTACACCGCCCGGGTCCTGGGCGAGGATGCCGAGGTCGCCCTCGACGTGCTCGGCGACATCCTGACCCGCTCGACCTTCGAGGCCGGCGAGCTCGCCCGCGAGAAGGGCGTGATCCTGCAGGAATACGCCGCCGTCGAGGACACGCCGGACGACGTCGTCTACGACGCCTTCACCGAGGCCGCCTTCCCCGACCAGCCGATCGGCCGGCCGATCCTCGGGCGCCCGGAGACGATCAAGAGCTTCGATCGTGCGGCGATCGAGGCCTATCTCGCCCGGGAATACACGCCGGGCAAGATGGTGCTGGCCGCCGCCGGCGCGGTCGAGCACGACGCCATCGTGGCGGCGGCCGAGAAGCATTTCGGGTCGATGCCGGCCGGCGAGACGCCGGAGCTGGTGCCCGGCCAGTATCGCGGCGGCGAGCGCCGGATGCCGCGCAAGCTCGAACAGGCCAACCTGGTGCTCGGCCTGCCCGGCCTGTCGTTCCGCGACGAATCCTACTACGCCGCGCACCTCTTCGCGCAGGTGCTCGGCGGCGGGCTGACCTCGCGGCTCTGGCACGAGGTGCGCGAGACCCGCGGGCTGGCCTACGAGATCCACGCCTTCCACTGGCCGTTCAGCGATTGCGGCCTGTTCGGC
The sequence above is drawn from the Methylobacterium terrae genome and encodes:
- a CDS encoding DUF4864 domain-containing protein: MTLLCVGQVTFDQGALAAGDGDRDAARAVILRQQDAFRHDDAAAAYAEAAPAIRSIFPSAETFLGMVRQGYAPVYRNRRFEFGTGEALPDGSLAQGVTIQDQDGTDWEALYTLERGTDGAWRITGCRLRKAPGTSA
- the pyk gene encoding pyruvate kinase, encoding MRRHRHAKIVATVGPASNTPERLKALFLAGVDTFRLNFSHGTHDDHAKVHAAIRALEQETGRPIGILQDLQGPKIRIGTLRGGKAELATGDRIRFVREGREGGTDAIPLPHPEIFAAVAPGQDLLIDDGRVRVRVVGVDDAAIDADVVVGGPISDRKGVNVPGSVLALSPLTEKDRRDLAFGLELGVDWVALSFVQTPSDVMEARGLIAGRAGLIAKIEKPSALDHIEDIIRIADGIMVARGDLGVELPPEDVPGRQKELVRACRRAVKPVIVATQMLESMVAAPSPTRAEASDVATAVYDGADAVMLSAESAAGRYPIEAVSIMDRIIRRTEQHRLYRSLVRASEPEVEDSPPHAVAAAAATLADAIEAAAIVAFTSSGTTAARIARKRPNVPILAATSDAAVSRRLSLYWGAHSVLGPEIESYEAMVARAAEVAAQEGFAQAPDLVVAVAGIPFGQPGTTNNLRVVELGRRASGV
- the thrC gene encoding threonine synthase; this encodes MLHVSTRGSAAPLTFTDALLAGLARDGGLYIPQAWPQIAPGTIAGLAGKPYAEAAKTVLSPLVDGEIPQADLDRMIDAAYASFRHPAVCPLTQLGDNLFLLELHHGPTLAFKDVAMQLLGRLMDHALKAKGSRATIVGATSGDTGSAAVEAFRGLDNVDVFILYPHGRVSEVQRRQMTTVDAGNIHALAVEGTFDDCQAIVKALFQHPHFAEDVRLSGVNSINWARVAAQAVYYFTSAVALGSPHRPVSFSVPTGNFGDILAGWAAKRMGLPVGRLMVATNANDILARTLASGSYEVRGVAPTTSPSMDIQVSSNFERLLFEALDRDADAVNRLMAGLKQSGAFTLDARTLERIRSEFDAAAVPEEEVVSEIRDVYAGTGQIIDPHSAIGVRAARKLLERDPATPVVALATAHAAKFPDAVETATGVRPALPPHLSDLLERRERFTVLPNDEAAVERAIRERARILRSAA
- a CDS encoding M16 family metallopeptidase; translated protein: MNQHFATLGASPDLKITRLQNGLTVATEAMPGVATATLGVWVGAGSRNERPEEHGLSHLIEHMAFKGTASRTARQIAEDIENVGGEINAATSVEQTSYTARVLGEDAEVALDVLGDILTRSTFEAGELAREKGVILQEYAAVEDTPDDVVYDAFTEAAFPDQPIGRPILGRPETIKSFDRAAIEAYLAREYTPGKMVLAAAGAVEHDAIVAAAEKHFGSMPAGETPELVPGQYRGGERRMPRKLEQANLVLGLPGLSFRDESYYAAHLFAQVLGGGLTSRLWHEVRETRGLAYEIHAFHWPFSDCGLFGIGAGTAGADLPGLVEVTLACLREAADTVDAAELARAKAQLKVALLSALETPGGRIERTARQLLAWGRVIPAAEVIAKVDAVTPDDVRAAGRALIAGAPTLAAIGPIKKLQSLESVDRALKQA
- a CDS encoding VOC family protein; translation: MSAARPRARRLVRFGLNSADPERLAGFYRTALGFVDAEASAEPDLAAIAGFTAARAVPLRLGDQRLDLTAVTPAGRPYPGDVPGFSPLFQHCAIIVADMAAAHARLSAHPGWRPISTDGPVRLPASSGGVTAFKFRDPEGHPLELLSFPADAVPEAWRGRGAGDVCLGLDHSAISVADTARSAAFYESLGLAVTSRSLNTGPEQARLDAVPEPTVEVTGLGFPDGRPPHVELLCYRDAPPQPASNLAVGDVAATRLVIAMMDEEALRAACAAHAERLVSPGPVPRTRGGADALLRDPDGHLVWLTAG